The following proteins are co-located in the Palaemon carinicauda isolate YSFRI2023 chromosome 3, ASM3689809v2, whole genome shotgun sequence genome:
- the LOC137633414 gene encoding KRAB-A domain-containing protein 2-like has translation MINFQTLPEREFKYILTFINHFSKFCVLRPLTSKRAEEVADTLLTIFFTFGAPVILHSNNGREFVIAVISELSTLWPELKLVTGRTSDPQSQGAVERLNGVIQDKLKIWIHENKSSRWSVGVHFVQWQINISEHETIKTSPFKVMLGIEPKVGLASTVIPPNMLGNIRTEEYLDTILQNEADGVADEEEPEGEEEQEGAEKRDREEAPQFAEDRQLAAAGQEKTALRMTRRAKHLLSVPYKWVTTRR, from the coding sequence ATGATCAATTTTCAAACATTACCTGAGAGGGAATTTAAATATATTCTGACCTTCATCAACCATTTCAGCAAGTTTTGTGTGCTGCGGCCCCTTACATCAAAACGAGCTGAGGAGGTTGCTGACACGCTTCTCACAATATTTTTTACCTTTGGCGCTCCCGTTATCCTGCACTCGAATAACGGGAGAGAGTTTGTGATTGCCGTTATATCAGAGTTGTCTACGCTCTGGCCTGAACTTAAGCTCGTCACTGGTCGGACGAGCGACCCACAAAGCCAAGGTGCAGTTGAAAGATTGAATGGAGTCATTCAAGACAAATTGAAAATTTGGATTCACGAAAACAAGTCCAGCAGGTGGAGCGTTGGGGTCCACTTTGTCCAGTGGCAAATAAACATTTCGGAACATGAAACCATAAAAACAAGTCCGTTTAAAGTCATGTTGGGGATCGAACCCAAGGTAGGCCTAGCATCCACTGTTATTCCACCTAATATGCTCGGCAATATAAGAACTGAAGAATATTTAGACACCATCCTCCAAAATGAAGCCGATGGGGTGGCTGATGAAGAGGAACCAGAAGGAGAGGAGGAACAGGAAGGAGCAGAGAAACGAGATAGAGAAGAGGCGCCGCAATTCGCTGAAGATCGGCAACTGGCTGCAGCCGGCCAAGAAAAAACCGCACTTAGAATGACAAGGAGAGCGAAACACCTCTTAAGTGTGCCCTACAAGTGGGTGACAACGCGACGCTGA